The proteins below are encoded in one region of Phaseolus vulgaris cultivar G19833 chromosome 1, P. vulgaris v2.0, whole genome shotgun sequence:
- the LOC137814955 gene encoding nudix hydrolase 18, mitochondrial-like: MVAVVPQENVVALVSRTGRELQRYRKGRRQVVGCIPYRFKIGEKTSLDVSDELEVLVISSQKGKGMLFPKGGWELDESKKEAALRETIEEAGVRGIVGGKLGKWSFKSKTHDTFYEGYMFPLLVQEQLEFWPEQNVRQRVWMSVTEARDVCQHWWMKEALDRLVNRLAGQKVGRDNKQVLGSMNCTRDAKSDL, encoded by the exons atggtGGCTGTGGTTCCTCAGGAAAATGTTGTAGCATTGGTTTCTCGTACCGGTAGGGAGTTGCAACGTTATAGAAAAGGTCGTCGCCAAGTTGTGGG ATGCATACCGTACAGATTTAAGATTGGGGAGAAAACTTCTTTGGACGTTTCTGATGAATTGGAAGTTCTGGTTATCAGTTCTCAGAAAGGAAAAGGGATGCTATTTCCAAAG GGAGGTTGGGAATTAGACGAATCAAAAAAGGAGGCAGCTTTGAGAGAAACCATAGAGGAAGCTGGGGTGAGAGGCATTGTTGGG GGTAAATTGGGTAAATGGAGTTTCAAGAGTAAGACTCATGACACTTTCTATGAAGGCTACATGTTCCCTTTACTTGTTCAAGAGCAATTGGAGTTCTGGCCTGAGCAAAACGTTCGTCAAAGAGTATGG ATGAGCGTCACTGAAGCAAGGGATGTTTGTCAACACTGGTGGATGAAGGAAGCTCTAGACAGATTAGTAAACCGTCTCGCGGGTCAAAAAGTTGGTCGAGATAATAAGCAAGTTCTTGGTTCTATGAACTGCACAAGAGATGCCAAATCTGACTTGTAA
- the LOC137814943 gene encoding plasmodesmata-located protein 7-like, with the protein MAKTKQTLTLLLILFSLASFFVLALSSAADFFLYGGCTQQRYTSNSPYESNLNSLLTSLVNSATYSSYNNLTVVSSSQSDIAYGLYQCRGDLAMPDCAACVARAVARAGQLCPAACGGAVQLDGCFVKYDNSTFLGVEDKTVVLKRCGPSLGFGSGATGERDAVLGGLTGSGGFFRVGGSGEVKGVAQCCGDLSFAECQDCVGDAIRRLRSECVAADYGDVFLGKCYARFSTNGAHAYNNKAHGKSDNEGEKTFAIIVGLLAGVAILIIFLAFLRRICEGQGK; encoded by the exons ATGGCGAAAACAAAACAAACCCTAACCCTCTTGTTAATCTTATTCTCTTTGGCCTCCTTCTTCGTTCTTGCTTTATCCTCTGCCGCGGACTTCTTCCTCTACGGCGGCTGCACGCAGCAACGGTACACCTCCAACTCGCCCTACGAGTCAAACCTGAACTCGCTCCTCACCTCGCTGGTCAACTCGGCCACGTACTCCTCCTACAACAACCTCACCGTGGTGAGCTCCAGCCAGAGCGACATCGCCTACGGCCTCTACCAGTGCCGCGGCGACCTCGCTATGCCGGACTGCGCCGCCTGCGTTGCCCGCGCCGTCGCTCGAGCAGGCCAGCTCTGCCCGGCGGCGTGTGGCGGCGCGGTGCAGCTCGACGGCTGCTTCGTGAAGTACGACAACTCCACGTTCCTGGGCGTAGAGGACAAGACGGTGGTGCTGAAGAGGTGTGGGCCCTCCCTGGGGTTCGGGTCGGGCGCGACGGGCGAGAGAGATGCAGTGTTGGGCGGATTAACGGGTTCGGGTGGATTTTTTCGGGTTGGCGGGTCGGGTGAGGTGAAGGGCGTGGCGCAGTGTTGTGGGGATTTGAGTTTTGCGGAGTGTCAGGATTGTGTGGGGGATGCGATCCGACGGCTGAGGAGTGAGTGTGTTGCTGCGGACTATGGGGATGTGTTCTTGGGAAAATGTTACGCCAGGTTCTCCACCAATGGGGCTCATGCTTACAACAATAAGGCCCATG GAAAATCAGACAATGAAGGTGAAAAAACATTTGCAATAATTGTTGGATTATTAGCAGGAGTGGCTATACTCATTATTTTCCTTGCATTCTTGAGAAGGATTTGTGAGGGACAGG gtaaataa